The Oncorhynchus gorbuscha isolate QuinsamMale2020 ecotype Even-year linkage group LG06, OgorEven_v1.0, whole genome shotgun sequence sequence GAATCTTACAGatcgagtgtgtgtgtgcctctatttatatatcagtgtgtgtctagcagagagagagagagagagagagagagaggaggtggacagTACCGTGTGACACAGCAGCACACCCCCTCTGACAAACTGCAATTTAAAGCTCATACATTAATGAATGTTTATGTGAGCAGCTGCAAGGCTTCACTGGTGTACCGATCTGTATTCAGTCCGTGTCTTCTGTGGGTGAGAGACACCATCATCCCCAAATGTCAGTACCGTCAGATTCTCTCTTATAGCATCGCGGAACACTCAGGCTCCTGAGTTCACGGGAAAATGGCATCTTTAAAACTGCCACAGTCAGTCAAAGAGATACCCGGACCTGTTATCTAACAGCCAGTGAGTCTCTCACTACTCAGACCGATGTGGATCGTTGCTCTTACAGCAAAAACAGGTCTCTGTAAGAGATGAATTATAGATATCTGAATGATAATTGACTGGATGATAGTCATTATGTTCATGCTTGTCAAAGTGAGTTCTATCAGTTGTCAGTGGCAGGGCTGGGTTTCAGTTTGTTAGCATTGCAGGAGAACTTTGCAAATATTTGTCAGATTGGCCAGTAAGATGCACGTAAGCTGCTCAGCTGGAGCATTATAGGATGTTACCTCTCAGCGTCGGTGACCCAGCCAGTGACCCTGAAATCCAGAGGCTCTCACATGAGTGGCATGCTGAGTGCACTAAGACATATGGCCCTTTCCCCTCCAAGCTATGAGGACTGATCATTCAAACGCCCTGGATCGGAACTGGAGGAGATGATTGAAAAGAGTTGGGGACTAGCGGGTTTTGTTGATGACAGGGGGGAATTACGACTTGTATTTGAATTGTATCTTCTCCATAGCGATGAGGAGGAGTTGCGCAAGTCCTTCTCCGAGTTGGCCGATTTGCGCACTGACTCCGCCTCCCACACCATGAAGCGAATCGGCAGTGGTCTAGGCGTGGCCCAGAATCCTGACGCCCTGATCTATAAGAACGGCTTCCTGGTACGGAAGGTCCACGCAGACTCTGACGGCAAGAAAAGTATGtttcctctaccctcccctgtcacCTGTCAACCATCTGTTTTATCTCACCGTTGTCTCACCAACCATGTCTGTCTAAACAATGCTGTACTTTCACTAATTTAGATTCAAAATCACATTTGGGATATTGAGTGGATATTTACTTTCTTTCTATGGTCTGTTTTTCAGCGCCCAGAGGTAAGAGAGGATGGAAGACGTTTTATGTCATGCTGAAGGGACTGGTCCTCTACCTGCAGAAGGTACACCAAACCACACCCCTCTCGGCATCCTAACAGTATATCCCACTCCGTGATTGGACGTGTGTGATAACATTCTGCTCTCTGATTGGTCTGTAGGGAGAGTACCGTCCAGAAAAGCAGCTGTCTGAAGAGGATCTGAAGAATGCTGTGTCCATCCACCACTCTCTTGCCATGAGGGCAGCAGACTACAGCAAGAGGCCCAACGTCTTCTACCTGCGCACTGCAGACTGGAGAGTGTTCCTCTTCCAAGCACCGTGGGTCTCCTCATCCTCATCTCCACCAAGTCCACCTCTAATTCCATACAATTAAGAATGTATTTATCTGACCCAATTTTGTGTTCTGTATTGGTACATGGCTATTTCTGCCATCTACACGGCTGTACAGTACTAAGGCTGTACAACGTTCCCCCGAAACAGTAGTGATTGAGTACAGAGTGGGCAGTGCCCCTGTCATAGAACCCCAGGCTCAGATAGATTATCATTATGTTTTTGTGTCCCTGGAGGACACAGTTGTCTGGTATGTCCTAGATACACACTTTCTTTCAGGGTTGGGATCAATTCtatttcaattcaggaagtggaATAAAAACAAATCCTAATTGAAAATAACTGTCCCTCTTATTCAATTGATATCTGACCCCAAACCTGTATACCTGCCTGTTTCTATTCTATCTTTTTTTGTTTACTGGGGCTGAGAATTGTGCCCTTAGTCAGTATCCAGATTTCAACTCTCTTGTCCTCCATCTCAGTAATGCAGAGCAGATGCAGTCGTGGATCACCCGTATCAACGCTGTGTCAGCCATGTTCTCAGCGCCACCCTTCCCTGCAGCCATCGGCTCTCAGAAGAAATTCAGCCGTCCGCTGCTGCCAGGCTCCAACACCAAGCTGTCTCAGGTACACAGAGGCCTCCACTCACACcatgaccctctctctctttctcgctctctgctTCCACATACTAGCTCCCAGTCCAAATTTCCACCATCCAGTATCTGTTCTGTAGTTAGATCAATCcccacaatttaaaaaaaaacttgtgTACTTAAGGCAATCATTAAATACACACTCCTGTACACCTCTTTTTGTGTTAAAAACAGAGAAGAACTGCTATTTACAACCATAAAATTACTAAAATGCGTAAGTAAGCATCCATGCTGAGCAGAATTCTGTATAAGTTAACCTGACTTTGGTGTAGCCTTATGTTAATGATCCTCCTTTGTCATGTGACAGGAAGAGCAGGTGAAATCCCATGAGACACGTTTCCGGGCCATCTCCTCTGAGCTGAATGAGTTAACCGCTGTAATTCCAGACAAAAAAGCCAAAGTTCGTGATCTGGAGGAGCACAAGCAACGTGAGGAGTACCTGGAGTTTGAGGTGAGTGATTATTGTTGTTGTCTGGTTCAATATGGTTATAGGGATTGATATAGTTGCAGCCAGAGCCGTAGTCTCAGACTGCGTTTGTTTGATATTCAGAATTGAATGGCTGCCAAATTGGCTACCAAATGTTTTAAGACAATTCCCTTCCAGGTCATCCAGAATGGAAATAAGAATGATTTAGATTGGTGCCAGAGTCCAGGACCGATTACCAAGCTCTATTGCCGAACTGGCTCTGATATCAGCTATGGAGAATCCTGTTTGACATCAAgtactctttatctctctgataCAGAAAACTCGCTACGGTACGTACGCCATGCTACTGAGGGCTAAGATTCGGAGTGGGGAAGAGGACCTGTCTCTGTTCGAGTCGCGTCTCTTTGACGACGGGGGTCTCCAGAGGGCCCACTCCAGCCCCACTCTGCGGGAGgaacacagcagcagcagccaggccAGCAGTGCCAAGAGGGgggggcagcagcagtagttccaACACCAGGGGGAGCAGCAAGACCAAGCGCTCTGAGCCCCAGAGAAACAGCTACAGGAAGGCTGTCAAACAGTGAGAGGGACCCTGGAGGGTGTTGCGGTGGACACGATGGCTTAAACAATTGGATTATCTGTGTTGATCGATAGACGGGGACCACTGGTGTGACTGGAAaa is a genomic window containing:
- the LOC124038196 gene encoding PH and SEC7 domain-containing protein 1-like isoform X2, with protein sequence MAHYLLCWGGGALEDMCLDAPYPAIYREKQGHWAPDPLPQQDVGERLALGSTEALANGNKADLQAAKRLAKRLFNLDGFRKSDVARHLSKNNEFSRMVGEEYLSYFNFSGLTIDQALRAFLREFALMGETQERERVLAHFSRRYLQCNPNAIPSEDSVHTLTCALMLLNTDLHGHNIGKKMSVLQFIGNLEGLNNGKDFPKELLKALYNSIRNEKLQWTIDEEELRKSFSELADLRTDSASHTMKRIGSGLGVAQNPDALIYKNGFLVRKVHADSDGKKTPRGKRGWKTFYVMLKGLVLYLQKGEYRPEKQLSEEDLKNAVSIHHSLAMRAADYSKRPNVFYLRTADWRVFLFQAPNAEQMQSWITRINAVSAMFSAPPFPAAIGSQKKFSRPLLPGSNTKLSQEEQVKSHETRFRAISSELNELTAVIPDKKAKVRDLEEHKQREEYLEFEKTRYGTYAMLLRAKIRSGEEDLSLFESRLFDDGGLQRAHSSPTLREEHSSSSQASSAKRGGQQQ